The region ACCTCCCGGGTGGCCGTAGCGGTAAAGGCGGCGATGGGCACCTGGGGATAACGCTCCCGCAGCAGGGAGAGACGGCGGTAATCCTCCCGAAATTCGTGCCCCCACTCACTCACGCAGTGAGCTTCATCGATGACGAAAAAGTTGATGGGAAGGGTGGAGAGAAGTTGGGAAAAGAAGTCATTGTTCAGACGCTCCGGGGCTACATAGAGGAGCTTCAGCTCCCCCCGCCGCAGCCGACGCACCGTCTCCTGCTGCTCTTCGAAGCTCTGCATCGATCCCAGCATCGCCGCGGGGATCCCCATCTCCAGCAGCGCCGTGACTTGATCGTGCATTAGTGCTAGCAGCGGAGAGACGACGATGGTCACTCCCGGCATCATCAGCGTGGGCAGCTGATAGCAGAGCGACTTCCCGCCTCCCGTGGGCAGGATCATCAGCAGATCCCGCCTGGAGAGAATCGCATCCACCGCCTCCTCCTGCAAAGGACGGAACCCCTGATGACCGAAATGACGTTTGAGGATCTCAAGCTTGTTCATAGATGGAAGTGTAGCGGGATTTTTTCAGGAGAAAGAGGAAAATTTCCAAATGACAGGCGGGGGTGGTCATTAGATAATTGTAGCGTTGCGAAGCAACGCATACCGAAACCATTCACCATTAATTATTCATCATTCATCACTCCCCGTCATTCGGTTTCCCCCGCTTTTTCCAATACCCCGCCTCGGGACTCCCCTCACGCTCCAACATCAGCCCATAGTTCCAGGCCCCCTCCCGGCTGCCGTTGATTGCCGATTCACGGTACCAGCGCTTCGCCAAGGTCGCGTTGCGCTCGACCCCTTCGCCCTGCTGATAGAGCCAGCCCAGGTGAAACTGCGCCGCGGCGTGGCCCAGTTTGGCGGCCTGCCGGTAATAATGAAATGCTTTGGAGAGGTCTTTGGGGACCCCTTTGCCCTTGTAGTAGTGATTGGCCAGGTTGTAGGCGGCTTTGGCGATCCCCTTGGCGGCGGCCCGCTCGTAATAGCCGCGGGCTTTGTCGAAATCCGGCGTGACCCCGTAGCCCCTGTCCCAGACCACCCCTAGGTTGTAAAGAGCATAGCCCTGCCCCTGGGCAGCCGCCTTTTCATACCAATGGCGTGCCTCTTCGAGATCCTTGTAGATCCCCTCCCCTTTGGAGAACATCACCCCCATATCGTATTGGGCATCGGCATAACCCTGTTCTGCCGCTTTGCGGTACCACTCCACCGCCCGGTTTTTATCCATCAGCCGGATCGAACCCATATCGTAGAGCAGCCCCAGATAGAACTGCGCTCTGGCATCCCCCGCCCTGGCAGCCGGAAGCAGTAATTTATAGGAGCGGTCAAACTTTTTCGCCTTGAAAAGCCGAACCCCCTCATCCACCTGCCCCTTATCCACTCCGGCAGCCAAAAGCCAGACACTCAGAAAAAATCCCGCAATCAAATATTTTCTCATTATTAGCCCTGTAATTGGTGTACTGGTATATTGGTTATTGGAAAGATTCCTCA is a window of Nitratifractor salsuginis DSM 16511 DNA encoding:
- a CDS encoding tetratricopeptide repeat protein, coding for MRKYLIAGFFLSVWLLAAGVDKGQVDEGVRLFKAKKFDRSYKLLLPAARAGDARAQFYLGLLYDMGSIRLMDKNRAVEWYRKAAEQGYADAQYDMGVMFSKGEGIYKDLEEARHWYEKAAAQGQGYALYNLGVVWDRGYGVTPDFDKARGYYERAAAKGIAKAAYNLANHYYKGKGVPKDLSKAFHYYRQAAKLGHAAAQFHLGWLYQQGEGVERNATLAKRWYRESAINGSREGAWNYGLMLEREGSPEAGYWKKRGKPNDGE